gcCCCAACATGCCCGGTACTCTCAAAAGATTCGGAGGAAGTATTGAACCCTATGAACAATATGCCAATGGCTATTTCGAGTGAACTTGCACCAGGGCAAAAGATTAAGTTATCCACTGAAAGAACGATATCAACTATTCCTAGAGGTGAAACACCTGATCAAGGGCTATGGGAGTACCCATCGCCACAACAAATGCTTAATGCGATGTTAGCCAAAGGTAAAGGAGACGGTATTCCTGAGGATGCCGTTGAATCTATGGTTGAAGTACACAATTTCCTTAACGAAGGTGCTTGgcaacaaattttggaatGGGAAGACAAATACACAAAGGAGACAAAGATTGAACCaaggttgaaaaagtttaCTGGAAAACCACATGATCTATCACCAAAAGCTAGAATGTATTTGTGGTTGGGTCAGTTGTTTCCCGAAACATTCAATACAATTCCACCATTCGATAGACATGATTGGACTGTGTTGAGAAGTCAAGGAAGAAACCAAAGTTGGAAAGAGGTTCGATACGTTATAGACTATTATAGTGCAcctgatgatgaagaaacaGGTATGCCTGCTTTTATGTTAGACACTAGACCTGCATTGGATGATTTTGGTAGCATTCGTGATAGAATCGTCACATTTGCTGGACCTGTTTGGAAAAAGGCAATGggtgaagttgatgagTTTTAAAGAAATAggtttttgttcttttatATTTACATGTGTATATAACCTTGATGTTTTTTTACAagttctttttcatttggaCCAAAATGGGAGATGGTAactcaacaacttttctgTGGATTTTAGAAAGAACGTTTGGTAACTTTGTACCGTATGAAGTTAATGAACTCTTGGCCAAATCATCCACGACCTTACGCACAACCTCCTTGTTGTGTTTTTTGTAGAAATAATCGAGAAGGAAGTAATAGGTGAACTCATTGGGTTTAACGTCACCAGCTTTTTTCATCTTGGTGTAATACTCCAATGCTTTGTTTTCATCACGGAGCAAGACATTTCTCACCATTGTGTTCCAAATGATAGGGTCATTTCTAATCTTGGTAATGTAATGGATAAAGATCTGTTCAGCAGCGGAAACTTCACCCAAGGTCAACTCTGCTGTTAACATATTACTCTGAATCCATGCAGATCTTGGaaattttctcttcaaaaCATGGTACAATTGTCTTGCAGCATCAATGTTGGCTGACAGAATCAACCCATTCAACACAGATGCAAATGAATGCTCATTGAGGGATTTTGCACCtttcaatgttttcaaaaagtcaCCAAGATTTGGACTCTTTCCAATGGAAACAAggtatttgaaatatgcATTAATCATTGTCGTCAAGGTGACTACATTCTCTTCAATTCCATGTTGCTTCATAAAATCGTTGATGCCAAATATAGCATTGTAGTTTTGCTTTTTGAAGTAGTAATTGAGAAAATCGTTCATAACACCAACATTGGGTTTGTAGTTGCTGCCATCTTTAATGTACTCTTCCATTTTGGTTTCAGCTTCGGCAATCTTGTCATTAAAAATTAACCCTCTCAATATTCCGTCTTTTGCTGCATCATTGATTCCTAAACTAGCATATTGTTTGGCATAATTTTCAGCAatgtcaaatttatcaGCAATTGAATAGGCACTGATGATTGAACTCAACGTGTTTACGTTGTACTTAA
The Candida orthopsilosis Co 90-125, chromosome 5 draft sequence genome window above contains:
- a CDS encoding Cyc3 cytochrome c heme lyase, mitochondrial, translated to MGWFWADKVESALGSQTNSGKPASSSLSACPIDHSSFTTNTKSTSAPTCPVLSKDSEEVLNPMNNMPMAISSELAPGQKIKLSTERTISTIPRGETPDQGLWEYPSPQQMLNAMLAKGKGDGIPEDAVESMVEVHNFLNEGAWQQILEWEDKYTKETKIEPRLKKFTGKPHDLSPKARMYLWLGQLFPETFNTIPPFDRHDWTVLRSQGRNQSWKEVRYVIDYYSAPDDEETGMPAFMLDTRPALDDFGSIRDRIVTFAGPVWKKAMGEVDEF